The sequence below is a genomic window from Denitratisoma sp. DHT3.
ACATGATTCTTCGGGCCGACATGCTCGAACATGCCGACCGAAACCACCTTGTCGAAAGTTCCCAGGATATCCCGGTAATCCATCAACTCGATGGTCACCGGCAACCCCGCGCAACGTTCCCGGGCCAGCCGCTGCTGCTCCCTGGAGACCGTGATGCCGACCACCTCGACCCCGTAGTTCTCGGCCGCGAAACACGCCAGGCCGCCCCAGCCGCTGCCGATGTCGAGGAGCCGCTCGCCGGGGCGCAGCTCCAGCTTGCGGCAGATCATGTCGAGCTTGTCCCGCTGCGCCTCTTCGAGCGTGGCGGCGCGCGCCCAGTAGCCGCAGGAATAGCTCATCGTCGGATCCAGCATCGCCTCGAACACGTCGTTGCCGATGTCGTAGTGCTGCTCGCCCACCTGGAAGGCGCGCTGGGCGGACTGGAGATTGAACAGGCTGTGGCGGATCACGTCGGAGATCAGGCGCAACCGCGCCCACTTGTCGATACGTTGATCCGCGTCGATGGACAACAGCCGGTGGAAAAACTGGTCGAGGCGGTCGCATTCCCACCAGCCGTCCAGATAGGCCTCGCCGAAACCGAGCGACCCGGCGGTGAGGATGCGGAGATACAGGTTCTCGTTGGCCACCCGAATGTCCCAGGGCGCGTCGCCGTTGAAGCGGACCCCCGCTTCGGCGACCAGCTTCTGCAGCGCCGCGGGCACCGCCGCGTCCGTCGCCGAGGGGTACTGCATACCGTGAGTGGGATGGGTCAGATAGGCCACGGCCGTTACCTCCTGGTGATTGAAGCCTGAACGGTATGTGCTGCGGGCCACGCCCGCCGGATCGGGATCACAGGCAGAGCGTGCCGGTGTTTTCGATCTTCCTGATCGTCAGCCGTATGGTCCGGCCGTCGGTACCGTGTATATAGGTGAAAAATACCGCGCACGCAAAATCGCGGCCGTGATTGCGATTGGCCCGGAAGGCGACGCCGCAGTGGCTCAGATAGGCGAGGCGGCGGAAGACCTCCTGATCGTGCACTTCAGCCAGCTTGGGAAGCAGCAGGGATACGTGCCAATCCAGCAATTCGGCGCGGGAATAGCCGAACAGGCATTCAGCGCTGCGGTTCGCGTCCCGCACGCGTCCTGCGAGGTCGAGCAGGAGGGCCGCGCATTCGATGCCCTCGGTTTCGATGTTCTCCGCGGCCATCGTTCCCAGCAGCGCCGCTGCGTTGCGTTGCTGAAGAGTAACGCCGGTATCGATGCGTGTATTCATGTCTCGGTCCCCAGATACGTTGTTTGACGGGCCCGGATGAGTCGCCCAAACCTCTCACGGAAGGCCGGCCGCAAGCCGGTGCCGGCGATCTCCAGGGTGTCTATTCGATTACAGCGGGGCGGTACTGCCAATACCAACCCACCCGTAAGTGGCGGCACGGATTGAGGCGGTGAAGCGGCGGCATAGCATCGGATCAACATGGCCGGCCGGATCGTCCAGGACGCCGGGCGCGGAGCATGAGGTGAAGGGACAGCATGAATGCCGATGAATGAACTGTGCTTGTTTGCGCTGGGCGGCTATCGCGACTTCGGCCTGCGCGTCGCGCATTGCCTGGGGCTCGATCTTCTGGAATGGGAGGGGTGGACGTTTGCGGACGGCGAGCACCGGGCGAATCCCTGCGCGCCGGTGCGCGGCAGGCACGTCGTGGTCATGCAGTCGTTGCGCGCCTCCCGGGCGGAGAGCGTCGATGGCAAGCTGTGCCGTCTGCTGTTCTTCATCGGTGTCTTGAAGGATGGCGCCGCCGAGCGGGTGACGGTGGTGGTGCCCTATCTTTGCTACGCGCGGCAGGATCGTCGCGACGATCTCCGGGACCCGCTGACCAGCCGCTATGTCGCGCAATTGCTGGAGGCCGTCGGCACGGATCGCTTGTTGACGCTCGATGTGCATAACCCGGCAGCCTTTCAGAATGCTTTTCGGCACGGCGCCGAGCACCTGGAAACGACCGGACTGTTCGTCGAGCACATTGCCGGCGCCGGGCAAGCTGCTGGTGGACTTCGGCCTGCGCCGCGCGCACGGTGCCGAGGCGGGGCTGCTGTCCGCCCGTGCCAGCCATTTCGCCGGTTTCGACGGGACCGCCACCGTGCTGGCGGGGATGCGCTGGGGCGTCCCGCTGTTCGGCACCATGCCAAGCCCACGAGGACGATCGTACCGACGGTATCCCATTGCTGGCCCCGGTGATGCACGGCGGGCGCCGGTTGCCTAGCGAAGTGGCGTTCGTGTCTCTTGGTGGGTTGGTTTTGATCTTATTGACGTACCGCAGCTTTTCGATGCGAAGGAGAAATCGATGAATGCCCGAGCCATTCCCGCCGGATTCCAGGCCATCCGCCGCGATCAACTGCGCCAGGAGCGCGAACATGACGCCTATAAGTCACGGCATAAATTGTCCGAACCCGCCGCCTGCTCCGACTGCGGTGCCGTTTTCCATGCCGGCCGCTGGCAGTGGGCGCCGCGGCCGCAGGGCGCTGAGGAGGTGCTGTGTGCTGCTTGCCATCGGATCCGCGATCATTTCCCGGCCGGCTTCGTGCAGGTGGGCGGCCAGTTCTTCGCTGAGCATCGCGGCGAGTTGATGTCCCTGATTCGCCATCACGCCGACAAGGCCAAGGAACAGCACCCGCTGGCCCGGATCATGGATATCGAACCGGATGGAGAGGGCGTCCTGATCACGACCACCGACGTCCATCTGGCGCGGGATCTGGGCGTGGCCCTGCACCACGCATGCCAGGGGGAGCTGGAGCTGCACTACAACCCGGAGGAGAAGTTGTTACGAGTGTACTGGCAGCGCTGACAGACCGCCTGCGGCGGCGAGCTGGGCCAATTCCAGCAGCGTCGTGGCGCCGGTCTTGAGCAGGATGTGGGAACGGTGGGTTTCCACGGTCCGGTAGCTGATGCCCAAATGGCGCGCGATTTCCTTGTTGGACTGGCCGGACAGCGCGAGCGCGAGGATTTCCCGCTCCCGTTCGGTGAGGCCGGACAGGCGGCTCAGGGCATTTTGCTGGATCGCCGCTTCCTGGTGGCGGCGGTGGTCGGCATCCAGGGCCAACTGGATCTGCGCGATCAGCGCCGCGCCGCTGACCGGCTTGACCAGGAACTCCATCGCCCCCGCCTTGATCGCCTTGACGCTGGAGGGAATGTCGCCGTGAGCGCTCAGGAAGATGATCGGCAGACAGATGCCGCGCCGCACCAGCTCCTCCTGCAATTCCAATCCATTCATGCCCGGCATGTTGATGTCGAGCAACAGGCAGCCGCGCGACTCCGGCCCGATGGTCGCCAGCAGGGCTTCCGCGCAGTCGCAACAGCGTTGCTCCAGTCCGGCGACCTCCAGCAGCAAGGCGGTTCCCTCGCGGACCGCGGCGTCGTCGTCGACGACGAAGACGGTAGGCGTGTTCATGGCGCGAGGGGCAGGGTGAAGTGGAAGGTGGCGCCGGGACCGGTGCCGATTTCGCACCAGAGCTTGCCGCCCTGGGCTTCGATGAGCGCCCGGCTGATGGTGAGGCCCATGCCGATGCCGCGGGGTTTGGTGGTGAAAAAGGGCTCGAAGATGCGCTGCGCCGCCGTGGCGTCGAGGCCGGGCCCCTGATCCTGGATCGTGATGTGGGCCTTGTCGCCTTCGGCGCAGACGTGTCCACTGATGGTGATCCGGCCGCGGCTGCCGGCGCCGAGCATCGCGTCCATGCTGTTTTGCAGCAGTACGACGATGACTTTGCTGATCTGGGGCCGGTTGGCGCGGACCGGTTTCAAGTCGGGGGCGAAATCGGTGGCGATGCGGAATTTGCCATGGCTGGTGGATTTGGCGACCGCGATGGCTTTGCGCACCACCTCCTTGAGGTCGATCGTTTCCACCGTTGTCTCGCCCTTGTCGAGGAAGGTGATGAGTTCGCGCACCACCTTTCCCGCACGATCCGCCTGCTGGGTGATGCATTCCAGCACGTGGGCCAGTTTTTCGGGAGGTTGATTCAGCTTGCCCAGCAGCTGCTGGGCGGCCTCGCTGTAGGCCGTGACGGCGTTCAGGGGCTGGTTGATCTCGTGGGCGATCGCGGCGACGGTCTGATGCGCGACCTGCCATTGCAGCAGTTGCTGCATCTCGGCCTGCAGGTGCTTGAGTTCCTCGTCGGTGCGCTTGGTCTCGGTGATATCCCGATTCACCGAGGCATAGCACCACGGGCCTCTGGTCTGCGGGTCGCGGATCAGGAAGACGGTGTTGAATACATCGACCAGGGCGCCGGTCCGCAGGTTGCGCAACTGCATTTCACCGACCCAGACCCCTCGCTCGTCGATGGCGGGACCGATCGTGTCGAGCAGGAACTCATGCCATTCCGGCGGCACGTAATCGCTGAAGCGGAGTTCGCCCAGGCTCTTGTTCGACGCCATGCCGATCAGGCGCCGTCCCGCCGGATTCATGTAAGTGACGCATCCCTTCAGATCGGTGGTGATGACGGCGTGTCCGGTGTATTCGATCAAACGGGCCAATTGCTCCCGTTCATGCTCGGTGAAGCGGTAGTCCAGCAGGGCCGCAACCTGGTGGGCCAAGGTCTCGATCAGGTCGAGCACGATGGCGTCCAGCTGGGGCGGCTTGCGCCAGAAGGCGCTCACCATGCCCAGGAAGCGGCCGTGGTGGCTCATCAGCGGCGTGCAGAGCATGGCGCGGACGCCCGCAGCGCGCAGAATTTGGCGCAGGCCGGGGTCGATCGTGGAGGATGCAGATTCGATATCCTCGCTCAGGGTCCGCTGCTTCTGCCACGGGGCGCGTGCGTCCGGCGAGGGTGAGTCGGCATTCAAGGCGGCCAGCCGCTCCAGCATCGCGGGCGGACAGCCATGCTGGGCGACGATCTGCAAGGCGCCGTTCTCCGGATTCGCGGTCTGCAGCAGCCCCATGTCGCAGCCCGAGATCTTGATGGCGGTATCCACCACGGCATCCATCAGCGGTGCCAGCTCCCGGTTCGAGGTGAATTGCGTGGTGATGTCATGGAAAAGCGACATCGCCGCCAGGTGGACGCTCAGCCGTTTTTCGACGGCGCGGCGGTCGCTGATATCCACCAGCACCACCAGCAGTTCCTGACTCTGCTCGTCCCATTGACCCTGTACCCGGACATAGTGCTCGGCGCCGTCCGTCCGCCGCAGGACGGCTTCGCACTGCTCCTGATGGTTCGAGCCCAGCGCGCGTTGCAGGAAACAATCGTAGCCGTTCCGGTCGGCGGCGATGATGAAACTGGCCAGCGAGTGTCCGACCAGCTGGTCGCAGGAGGTGTTCAGCAATAGTCCGGCGGCATCGTTGGCGCGACTGATGTCGCCGTGGCGGTCGAGTGTGAGGTAGCCGACGGGGGCCGATTCGTAGAGGTCCGCATGACGCGCCCCGGCGGCTGCCGGCTCGCGCTGTTCCCGTCGCAATGCGCTGCGGACGTTCGAGGCTAGTTCCTTATTCACCAGGACTCCTCCAACACGCTGTAGCTCGTTCCGGAAGGGTATCTCCGGAAGGGTATCAGGTGCACAGTCGAGGCGCCAATCCCTCCTGTGCCGCAGTTCGCGGTCTATCGTCGGTCGAAATGTCGTTGCCTGGGTGAACACCAGAAATACCGAAGGCCCCGCGAGGGAGCCTTCGGTCGGATGGTTGAAGCGTTCAGGCGATGGTTCAGCCGGCGAAATTCTTCGCCGCGAAATCCCAGTTGGCCAGGGAAGCGAGGAAGGTCTCGACGAACTTGGGCCGCAGGTTGCGGTAATCGATGTAGTAGGCGTGCTCCCAGACGTCGATGGTCAACAGGGGCCTGCCCTCGCCGCTCTTGATCGGGGTGCCGGCGGCGCCGGTGTTGACGATGTCGACGGAGCCGTCATCCTTTTTCACCAGCCAGGTCCAGCCGGAGCCGAAATTGCCCACGGCGGATGCCTGGAAGGCTTTCTTGAACTCGTCGAGGGAACCCCATTTCTTGTTGATGGCCTCCAGCAGCGCGCCACCGGGGGCGCCGCCGCCCGCGGGCTTCATCGAGTTCCAGAAGAAGGTGTGGTTCCACACCTGCGCGGCGTTGTTGTAGATGCCGCCGGCCGGGGCCTTCTTGACGATGGCTTCGAGGTCGAGATTTTCGAACTCGGTGCCCTTGATCAGGTTGTTCAGGTTGGTCACATAGGCCTGGTGGTGCTTGCCGTAGTGGTATTCGATGGTCTCTTGGGAGATGTGGGGCGCCAGCGCGTTCTGGGCGTAGGGCAAGGTGGGGAGGGTATGTTCCATGGTTTTATTCTCCTGTTTGTTGGGGGTGCTCTAAAGCCCGGCAATTTTAGCGTGAAAAGCGAGCTTTCCCGCCGGGCCGTCCCAAGGGAAAGCGGCACGCGGCGCCAGCCGCAACCCATCGGGCCGCTACAGCGTTCCCCGTGATATCGAGCGCAGCGAGCCATATCGAACCCTCGAAGGGGGGGCGAAGGGGGCGAACCCCAAAATTAGTCGGCTATGCGGGGAGGCACGATCTCATTCTATATGCTCGATACGGCCTCGGGCGGCGCCTCTGGCGAAACTCAGGTTGACGGTGTCCTCCGGACGCAGTTGGGCGCTGTCGGTGACGACCTGGCCTTGCGCGTTGCGCACGATGCTGTAGCCGCGGGCGAGGGTGGTGGCCGGGTTGAGCGCGCCCAGCGTGGCTTCCAGCCTGGCCAGGGTCTGGTACCGGTGTCCGAGGGCGGCGTCGGCGACGCTCCCGAGCCGCTGCCGGACCAGGGCCAGGCGCCCTTGCATGGCGTCCAGTGCGGGGCGCCGGCGGGCGAGACGCAAGGCCAGTTCCGCCAGCCCGGCTTCCTCCCGCCGCAGACGGCGGGCGATCGCCGCCGCCAGGCGGGTTTCCAGGTGGGCGAGGTGACGGCGCGAGCGGTCCAGGCGCTGGGCCGGGTGCAGCAGGCGATTGGCCAGCAGATCCAGCTTCTGCATCCGGGCTTCGAGCTGCTGCCGCATCCGGCCGCGCAGATTGGCGGCCAGATCGCGCAGTTCGTCGCCGGCGGCGTGCCAGCCGGCGCTGGCCAGTTCCGCCGCCGCCGTGGGCGTGGCGGCGCGCTGGTCGGCGGCGAAGTCGGCGATGGTGAAATCGGTCTCGTGGCCGATGCCGCTGATCACCGGTAGGGGCGAGGCGGCGATGGCGCGGGCCACGGCTTCCTCGTTGAAGGCCCAGAGATCCTCGATACTGCCGCCGCCGCGGGCCAGCAGCAGCAGGTCGCACTCGCTGCGCCGGCCGGCGGTGGCGATGGCTTCGGCGATGGCCGCCGCCGCGCCGGCGCCCTGCACCAGGGTCGGGTAGATGACGACCGGCACCCGCGGCGCGCGCCGCGCCAGGGCCGCCAGAATGTCATGCACGGCCGCGCCGCTGGGCGAGGTGATGACGCCCAGCGTGCGGGGAAAGCGGGGCAGGGGGCGCTTGCGTTCGGCCGCGAACAGCCCCTCCCGCTCCAGCCGCTCCTTGAGCCGGGCGTAGGCTTCGAACAGCGGCCCCAGGCCACCCCGGCGCAGGGCCTCCACGTTCAGCTGGAAATCCCCGCGCGGCTCGTACAGCCCCACCAGTGCCTGGGCTTCCACCTGCTGGCCGTTCTCCAGGCGCCAGGGCAGCAGTTGGGCGCGGGAGCGGAACATCACGCATCGGACCTGGGCGTTCTCGTCCTTGAGGGAGAAATAGACGTGGCCGGAGGCGGCCCGGGTCAGGTTGGAAATTTCGCCGGCGACCCAGAGCAAGGGGATCTGGCTTTCCAGTGCCTGGCGGGCGAGGCGGTTGAGCTGGCTGACGGTCAGGGGGGAAGCAAACATGGACACATTCTATTTCATCCCCAGTGGCCGGCCAGCCGCGAATCCGCCTTCCGTGGAACACGCATCAATTCCAGGGGATTTCGTTAAACAATTGATTCATAAGACATTGAGCTGGCTGACCCGCTTGGGGCGCAGTAATGAAACCCCAGTCAGAAAGCCGATCTAGGCGATTCATAACAGGCCTATTCACACTCTTATCCACAGATTTTGTGGATAAGCTGAGAGACCTCGCGCTGCCCGATCCTTTCCCGCTTTACCCATCTCCGTTCATGACCCGTCATTTGATTTCCCTGCCCGCCGCCCAGGTCGTCGGTGCCTTGCGCGAAGTGCTGGACAGCGATCTGGTGGCCCGGGGCGCGGCCCAGGGCCTGCAATTGCTCGGGCCGGCGGATGCGTTCTGGCGCGATGTGCCGCTCCTGGAACTGGCGCGCATGGCCCAGGCCGGCAATCCCAAGGCGCAGGCGGAACTGGCCTGGCGCCACGCCGCCGGCGCGGGCGTGGCGCGCTCCTATGCCCAGGCGCTCGATTGGGCCGGGCGCAGCGTCGAGCAGCAGTGCGGCGCCGGCGAGGGCGTGCTGGGATGGCTGCTGTACCACGGCCGCGGCCTGCCGCGCGACGTCGGCGAGGCGGTGCGGCTGTTCGAGTCCGCGACGGCGCGGGACGACACCCGGGGCATGACTTGGCTCGCCCTGTGCCTGTTGCGCGGCGAAGGCATCGAGACGGATGCCGAACGCGGCCGGCAACTCCTGGAGGCCGCCGCCTGGCGGGAAAGCCCGGACGCCCAGTACTGGCTGGGGCGGCTGCTGTATTTCGGCGAGGGGTTGCCGCGGGACGCCCAGGAGGCGGCGCGCTGGCTCCTGCGCGCGGTGGAGCGGGGCGAGCCCGCCGCCGCCGATCTCCTCGGGCGCTGCCGGTTCTTTGGCCGCGGCGTGGCCGAGGACCGGGCCGAGGCCGCGCGCCTGTGGTGCCTGGCGGCGGAACGGGGCATCGCCAGCGCGATGTATTGCCTGGGGCTTTGCCTGTATTCGGGAGAAGGCGTACCGCAGGACCATGGCGAGGCCGTGCGCTGGTTCGCCGAGGCGGCCAAGCAGCGGATTGCCGGCGCCATGTACTTTCTCGGCTATTGCCACAGCCACGGCTGCGGCGTCGAGCCCGACGAGGATCTGGGCATCGCCTGGTACCGGCGTGCCGCCGCCCGCGGCCACCGCGAAGCCCAGTTCGAGCTCGGCGAGTGCCACGCGTTCGGCCGCGAGCTGGCCCAGGACATGACCGAGGCCGTGCGCTGGTACCGGGCGGCGGCGCGCCAGGGCCATGCCCGGGCTCAGATCAAGCTGGGGCATTGCTACCGCTGGGGCGACGGGGTCGCGGAGAGCAAGGATCTGGCCGTCACCTGGTATGCCCGGGCGGCCGAGGGCGGCGATGCCGCAGCCCGGGTCTGGCTGGGGGATTGCTACGAACACGGCGAAGGCGTTCCTCGGGACCTCTCGATCGCCGTCGAGCATTACCGCGCCGCCGCGGCCACCGGCGATGCCCATGCCCAGGCCGAGCTTGGCCGCTGCTATCTCAACGGCATCGGTGTGCATACCAACCTGGCGCGCGGCGAGGAGTTGCTGCGCACGGCCGCCGAGGCCGGCTGGAAACCGGCCCTGGGGGAGCTGGAGCGCTACTGGTTCGCGCGGGCCGAGGCATTCATGCAGGGGATGGGTGTGCCGCGCGACGAGGAAAAGGCCGCCGCGCTCTACCGCAAGGCCGGGGAGTTGGGGCACCGTCGCGCCGCCTACATGCTGGGCGAGTGCTACCGCCATGGCTGGGGCATCGCGCCGGACGACACCCAGGCGGTCACCTGGTATCGGCGCGCCGTGACTTTGTTCGACGCCAAGATGGCCCTGGGCGACATGTACTACGAGGGGCGGGGCGTCGCGCGGAATGCCCGGGAAGCCTATCGCTGGTATGAACAGGCGCTGGCCCAGCACGAGGACGCCTATGCCCTGTATTGCGTCGGCTTCTGCCTGCTGCACGGCCAGGGGGTGCGCCGCGACCTGCGCGCCGCGCTGCGCCATCTGCGGCGCGCCGCAACGCTGGGCGACATCAATGCCCAGTTCGAACTGGGCAGCGCCTACTATCGGGGACGCGGCGTGGCCCGCAGTCCACGCCTCGCCCTCAAGTGGCTGCGCCAGGCCGCCTATCACGGCCATGAGGAAGCCCAATCCTTCCTGCTGCGTCTGGAACAGGCGGCGGCGGATTAAGCATCCGTCCCGGCCGCCTGGGCGCGCAGGCCATC
It includes:
- the cfa gene encoding cyclopropane fatty acyl phospholipid synthase; translated protein: MQYPSATDAAVPAALQKLVAEAGVRFNGDAPWDIRVANENLYLRILTAGSLGFGEAYLDGWWECDRLDQFFHRLLSIDADQRIDKWARLRLISDVIRHSLFNLQSAQRAFQVGEQHYDIGNDVFEAMLDPTMSYSCGYWARAATLEEAQRDKLDMICRKLELRPGERLLDIGSGWGGLACFAAENYGVEVVGITVSREQQRLARERCAGLPVTIELMDYRDILGTFDKVVSVGMFEHVGPKNHVEYFSIVDRVLKDEGLFLLHTIGSHLTSHKPDPWMDKYVFPNGRLPSAAEIACSVEGRFLVEDWHNFGADYDRTLMAWWANFDRQWPALEEKYGKRFYRMWRYYLMSCAGFFRSRQGQLWQIVLTKRSRPGVYRSLR
- a CDS encoding PAS domain S-box protein, which produces MNTRIDTGVTLQQRNAAALLGTMAAENIETEGIECAALLLDLAGRVRDANRSAECLFGYSRAELLDWHVSLLLPKLAEVHDQEVFRRLAYLSHCGVAFRANRNHGRDFACAVFFTYIHGTDGRTIRLTIRKIENTGTLCL
- a CDS encoding ribose-phosphate pyrophosphokinase-like domain-containing protein; its protein translation is MNELCLFALGGYRDFGLRVAHCLGLDLLEWEGWTFADGEHRANPCAPVRGRHVVVMQSLRASRAESVDGKLCRLLFFIGVLKDGAAERVTVVVPYLCYARQDRRDDLRDPLTSRYVAQLLEAVGTDRLLTLDVHNPAAFQNAFRHGAEHLETTGLFVEHIAGAGQAAGGLRPAPRARCRGGAAVRPCQPFRRFRRDRHRAGGDALGRPAVRHHAKPTRTIVPTVSHCWPR
- a CDS encoding BCAM0308 family protein codes for the protein MNARAIPAGFQAIRRDQLRQEREHDAYKSRHKLSEPAACSDCGAVFHAGRWQWAPRPQGAEEVLCAACHRIRDHFPAGFVQVGGQFFAEHRGELMSLIRHHADKAKEQHPLARIMDIEPDGEGVLITTTDVHLARDLGVALHHACQGELELHYNPEEKLLRVYWQR
- a CDS encoding response regulator transcription factor — encoded protein: MNTPTVFVVDDDAAVREGTALLLEVAGLEQRCCDCAEALLATIGPESRGCLLLDINMPGMNGLELQEELVRRGICLPIIFLSAHGDIPSSVKAIKAGAMEFLVKPVSGAALIAQIQLALDADHRRHQEAAIQQNALSRLSGLTEREREILALALSGQSNKEIARHLGISYRTVETHRSHILLKTGATTLLELAQLAAAGGLSALPVHS
- a CDS encoding PAS domain S-box protein, producing the protein MNKELASNVRSALRREQREPAAAGARHADLYESAPVGYLTLDRHGDISRANDAAGLLLNTSCDQLVGHSLASFIIAADRNGYDCFLQRALGSNHQEQCEAVLRRTDGAEHYVRVQGQWDEQSQELLVVLVDISDRRAVEKRLSVHLAAMSLFHDITTQFTSNRELAPLMDAVVDTAIKISGCDMGLLQTANPENGALQIVAQHGCPPAMLERLAALNADSPSPDARAPWQKQRTLSEDIESASSTIDPGLRQILRAAGVRAMLCTPLMSHHGRFLGMVSAFWRKPPQLDAIVLDLIETLAHQVAALLDYRFTEHEREQLARLIEYTGHAVITTDLKGCVTYMNPAGRRLIGMASNKSLGELRFSDYVPPEWHEFLLDTIGPAIDERGVWVGEMQLRNLRTGALVDVFNTVFLIRDPQTRGPWCYASVNRDITETKRTDEELKHLQAEMQQLLQWQVAHQTVAAIAHEINQPLNAVTAYSEAAQQLLGKLNQPPEKLAHVLECITQQADRAGKVVRELITFLDKGETTVETIDLKEVVRKAIAVAKSTSHGKFRIATDFAPDLKPVRANRPQISKVIVVLLQNSMDAMLGAGSRGRITISGHVCAEGDKAHITIQDQGPGLDATAAQRIFEPFFTTKPRGIGMGLTISRALIEAQGGKLWCEIGTGPGATFHFTLPLAP
- a CDS encoding superoxide dismutase, translating into MEHTLPTLPYAQNALAPHISQETIEYHYGKHHQAYVTNLNNLIKGTEFENLDLEAIVKKAPAGGIYNNAAQVWNHTFFWNSMKPAGGGAPGGALLEAINKKWGSLDEFKKAFQASAVGNFGSGWTWLVKKDDGSVDIVNTGAAGTPIKSGEGRPLLTIDVWEHAYYIDYRNLRPKFVETFLASLANWDFAAKNFAG
- the xseA gene encoding exodeoxyribonuclease VII large subunit, yielding MFASPLTVSQLNRLARQALESQIPLLWVAGEISNLTRAASGHVYFSLKDENAQVRCVMFRSRAQLLPWRLENGQQVEAQALVGLYEPRGDFQLNVEALRRGGLGPLFEAYARLKERLEREGLFAAERKRPLPRFPRTLGVITSPSGAAVHDILAALARRAPRVPVVIYPTLVQGAGAAAAIAEAIATAGRRSECDLLLLARGGGSIEDLWAFNEEAVARAIAASPLPVISGIGHETDFTIADFAADQRAATPTAAAELASAGWHAAGDELRDLAANLRGRMRQQLEARMQKLDLLANRLLHPAQRLDRSRRHLAHLETRLAAAIARRLRREEAGLAELALRLARRRPALDAMQGRLALVRQRLGSVADAALGHRYQTLARLEATLGALNPATTLARGYSIVRNAQGQVVTDSAQLRPEDTVNLSFARGAARGRIEHIE
- a CDS encoding tetratricopeptide repeat protein, encoding MTRHLISLPAAQVVGALREVLDSDLVARGAAQGLQLLGPADAFWRDVPLLELARMAQAGNPKAQAELAWRHAAGAGVARSYAQALDWAGRSVEQQCGAGEGVLGWLLYHGRGLPRDVGEAVRLFESATARDDTRGMTWLALCLLRGEGIETDAERGRQLLEAAAWRESPDAQYWLGRLLYFGEGLPRDAQEAARWLLRAVERGEPAAADLLGRCRFFGRGVAEDRAEAARLWCLAAERGIASAMYCLGLCLYSGEGVPQDHGEAVRWFAEAAKQRIAGAMYFLGYCHSHGCGVEPDEDLGIAWYRRAAARGHREAQFELGECHAFGRELAQDMTEAVRWYRAAARQGHARAQIKLGHCYRWGDGVAESKDLAVTWYARAAEGGDAAARVWLGDCYEHGEGVPRDLSIAVEHYRAAAATGDAHAQAELGRCYLNGIGVHTNLARGEELLRTAAEAGWKPALGELERYWFARAEAFMQGMGVPRDEEKAAALYRKAGELGHRRAAYMLGECYRHGWGIAPDDTQAVTWYRRAVTLFDAKMALGDMYYEGRGVARNAREAYRWYEQALAQHEDAYALYCVGFCLLHGQGVRRDLRAALRHLRRAATLGDINAQFELGSAYYRGRGVARSPRLALKWLRQAAYHGHEEAQSFLLRLEQAAAD